ATTAATAATTAGTTCGGATGATAAATTAGCCAGTATCAAATCAAACTTATCTTGTTCATATAATTCTTCATTTGTAAATTCAATATTACTAGAAACTTGATTTACCTTAGCAGTATCTTTTGCTATTTCAACAGCATCTTGATCAATATCTATAGCTTTAATATTTTGTACTCCTAATTTTGCTGCTATTATCGCCAAAATACCTGAGCCTGTACCAAGGTCTAAAACTTTAAGCTCTTGAACCCCTTGACGTTTATGTAGTTCAAGCAACAAATCGTCTAACGTCTTAGCAGCCAAAGAAGTAGTCTCATCTCTTCCTGAGCCATAAGCCGAAGAAGGAACTATATTAATAAGAATTTGACCATCAATTAAATGTGCATCTGATTCTGAAACACCTGGATTCACTAATATTCTATCAGTAAGTTGAAACAACTCTGCTTCGTACATGTTACCTTCTTCTATTTGTTCAGATTCTATTAGTCTATAGGAAATATCATAATCTAAGTCAGCAAAAAACTCTGAGATAAAGTCAATTTCAGCTTTAATTCGCTCTACCATCAACTCTGGGCTTAATCTATCCTGAGGTATATTGTCTGCCGTAAAAATCTCATCATTTTCATTCAAGAAGATTTCACCTACACCCATAGATAAGTTAACAGCTAAATTATTATCTTCCACCTCTAAAAAGTAGGATTTAATAAGTGCCTTCTCCAAATCCATTTCAACTGAAAAAAGACCAAAGTCATCAAAGACATTGGTCTTATCTTGTTCAAGCATTGGAATTATTTCAGTTTCAATCTCATGAGAGTCAACTGTGAAAATACTTAAGGCTCCTAAGTCTTCAAGTTTTGACAATAAAATGTCTCCTACCTCAGAATCAATACTAATAGTAAATTCATAATAATTTTCATTCATGAACTTGAGTCCTTTATTTTTTTAAGAGAACAACTTTTTAATCTTATCAATGAAGCTACTACTCTTCTCATAATTTTCTGCAGTAGTCTCATCATCAAATTTTGCAATTAAAGCTTTTTGTTCATCACTTAATTTGGTTGGGACTTCAATATCAATCGTAGCGTAATGATTACCCCTAATTTCATCTCTGTTTACGTGAGGGACACCTTTACCTTTGAGAGTTATTACATCCCCTGGTTGAGTACCTTCATTTATCTTGTATTTAACATTACCATCTACTGTCGGTATATCAATTTCTGCACCCAAAGCCGCCTGACCAAATGAAATTGGAACTTCACAATAGATATCATAGCCTTGACGCTTAAATATCTCATGAGGTTTAACCATAACTTCTAAGTACAGATTTCCGTATGGCCCACCATTTACTCCAGGTTCACCCTGTCCTCTCAAGGTTAAAACTTCTCCATTATCAATACCGGCAGGTACTTTAACGGTTAAGCTCTTACGTTTGTTTCTAATACCACTTCCATTGCAGTCGACACAAGGGTCCTCAATAATCTCACCATTTCCTCTACAATCAGGACAAACTCTCGTTTGAATTGACATACCAAATAGACTTTGGGATCTTTCTTGAATAGTTCCATTTCCATTACAGGTAGCACAGGTTTTAACATTAGTTCCAGGTTTAGCACCACTACCATCACATGTAGAGCAAGTATCTTTTTGTGTTACTTCTATTGTTTTAGTTAGACCAAATACCGCCTCCATAAATTCAATACTGATTCTATAACGAGTATCATTTCCTTGACGGGGTGCATTGTTACGAGCAGCTGTTCCTGATGAACCAAAACCGCCGAAGCCACCAAAGCCTCCGAAGAAATCCGAGAAAATATCTTCAAAACTTTCAAAGCCAGCAAAACTTGATGGATCAAATCCTTGACCATCAACTCCAGCATGACCATATTGATCATACTTTTTGCGTTTCTCAGGATCTGATAATACAGAGTAGGCCTCATTAGCTTCTTTAAATTTAGCTTCAGCTTCTTTATCATCAGGTTTTAGGTCAGGATGATATTTCTTTGCAACTTGGCGGAAAGCTTTCTTAATTTCTTTGTCACTCGCATTTTTATCGACACCTAAGATCTCATAATAATCTCTCTTGTTTTGCGCCATAAAATCTCCAATCTTGTTTAATAAGTTTAAATCCAGTCTCTATGTTCAATCAATAGTGTAAACCAAGAAGACTGGATTTTAAACTTAAACTTTAATTAGTTTGATATTTTATTTTAATTACTCTTTATCTTCTGCATCATCATTTTCAGTGAAGTCAGTTGTGTAGTTACCTGCACCTTCTCCACCTTCAGTATTCTGATTATTTTGAGCTGCTTGAGCTGCTTGTTGATATAGTTTTTGACTGAACTCGAAAACAGATTTTTGCAAAGCTTCTGTTTCTGTCTTCATTTGTTCATAGTCTGTACCGTTCAAGCTCTCTTTTACCTTATCAATACCTGCTTGGATACTGTCTTTGTCTGCTGCATCCATTTGCTCGCCATTCTCTTCGATTAATTTTTCAGCTTGGTAAACTAATGACTCAGCATTGTTCTTGGTTTCAACTTCCTCTTTACGTTTCTTATCTTCTTCAGCATATTGTTCAGCATCTTTTACCGCTTTATCAATTTCATCATCAGATAGATTTGTAGAAGATGTAATTGTTATACTTGTTTCTTTATTAGTACCTAAATCTTTAGCAGAAACATTAACGATACCGTTAGCATCAATGTCGAAGGTAACTTCAATTTGTGGTATACCTCTAGGAGCTGGTGCAATTCCGCCCAAAATAAATTGTCCTAATTCTTTGTTATCTTTTGCGAACTCACGCTCACCTTGTAAAACTCTAATATCAACTTGAGTTTGATTATCTGCTGCAGTTGAGAATACCATGCTCTTCTTGGTTGGGATTGTTGTATTTCTATCAATAATCTTAGTAGATACACCACCCATTGTTTCGATACCTAATGATAAAGGTGTAACATCAAGAAGTACTAGGTCATCAACATCACCAGTCAAGACACCTGCTTGAATTGCAGCACCTAGAGCAACACATTCATCTGGGTTAATACCTTTGAACGGATCTTTGTTAAAGATTCTCTTAACTGCTTCTTGTACAGCTGGGATACGTGTTGAACCACCAACTAGAAGAATTTTATCAACTTCTGAAGCTTCTAGACCTGAGTCTTTAAGTGCTTGTTTCAATGGTCCTTCTGTCTCTTTAACTAAATCAGCTGTCAACTCATCAAATTTAGATCTTGATAATGTCATATCTAAGTGTTTTGTACCATTTGCATCTGCTGTAATGTATGGCAAGTTGATGTTAGTTGAGTTAACACTTGAAAGCTCGATCTTAGCTTTTTCTGCAGCATCTCTTAACCTTTGCATTGCCATCTTGTCTTGTTTTAGATCGATACCTTGTTCTTTCTTGAACTCACTAACAATCCATTCAACAATTGCGTTATCAAAGTCATCACCACCGAGACGATTATTACCTGCTGTAGCCAAAACTTCAAAGACACCATCACCAATCTCTAGGATAGAAACGTCAAATGTACCACCACCTAAGTCAAAGACCAAGATATTTTGATCATGCTCTTTATCAAGACCATAAGCTAAAGAAGCTGCTGTTGGCTCATTAATAATTCTCAATACTTCCAAACCTGCAATTTTACCTGCATCTTTAGTCGCTTGACGTTGTGAGTCACTAAAGTAAGCTGGAACTGTGATTACTGCTTGAGTAATTTTTTCACCTAGATATTCTTCCGCATCTGTCTTTAGCTTTTGCAAGATCATTGCTGAAATTTCTTGTGGTGAGAATGACTTGTCATCAATATTTACCTTGTAATCACTACCCATTTCACGTTTGATAGATTGAATTGTTCTATCTGGGTTTGTAACTGCTTGACGTTTTGCAACTTGTCCAACTAATCTTTCACCTTCTTTTGTAAATGCTACTACTGATGGGGTTGTTCTTGCTCCTTCAGCATTAGTAATAACTGTTGGTTCTCCACCTTCCATAACTGCTACAACTGAGTTTGTTGTACCTAAGTCTATTCCTATAACTCTTCCCATAATTTCCTCCTTTTAGCTCTTTCAAGCTTTTACGAATATTTCCTTTTTGTTTTTAGTTATTATTTTGTATTTTTCTACTTTATTTATTTCTATATCTACTCTGCAACTTCTACTACGCTGTGACGAATAACTCTGTCTTTATTTTTATACCCTTTAACAAAGACTTGTGTTATCGTACCGCTTTCATGCTCACCTGAACTATTTTGTAAAACTGCTGCATGTAGATTTGGATCAAATTTCTCATTCAAGGCTGGTATTTCTTCTATACCCTGATCTTGTAAAACCTTATCTGCTTGTTTTGCAATTTGTTTCAAACCGGATAAAGCTTCGTTAATTGTATCCAAATCAGAATTCTCATCTAATTGACTTACCGCTTCACTAGCTCTATCTAAGTTATCTACTATATCTAGCCATTTAGAATTAACATCACTACTAGCATCTTGGTAAATTCTAGTCATCTCCTTTTGAGAACGTCGCTTAAAGTTATCATACTCAGCCATTACTCTAAGTCTACTATCTTTCAAGCTAGCAATTTCAGCTTCTAGTTCTTTAACTTTATCAGCCTCAGCAGATTCTGTTGAATCAGGATTTTCTGGATTAATTTCACTGTCCTTCTCAGATTCAACCTTCTCATTT
Above is a window of Fastidiosipila sanguinis DNA encoding:
- a CDS encoding nucleotide exchange factor GrpE, with product MKKKKDFDETNKEDLEKNLEQKDQENEKVESEKDSEINPENPDSTESAEADKVKELEAEIASLKDSRLRVMAEYDNFKRRSQKEMTRIYQDASSDVNSKWLDIVDNLDRASEAVSQLDENSDLDTINEALSGLKQIAKQADKVLQDQGIEEIPALNEKFDPNLHAAVLQNSSGEHESGTITQVFVKGYKNKDRVIRHSVVEVAE
- the dnaK gene encoding molecular chaperone DnaK, which translates into the protein MGRVIGIDLGTTNSVVAVMEGGEPTVITNAEGARTTPSVVAFTKEGERLVGQVAKRQAVTNPDRTIQSIKREMGSDYKVNIDDKSFSPQEISAMILQKLKTDAEEYLGEKITQAVITVPAYFSDSQRQATKDAGKIAGLEVLRIINEPTAASLAYGLDKEHDQNILVFDLGGGTFDVSILEIGDGVFEVLATAGNNRLGGDDFDNAIVEWIVSEFKKEQGIDLKQDKMAMQRLRDAAEKAKIELSSVNSTNINLPYITADANGTKHLDMTLSRSKFDELTADLVKETEGPLKQALKDSGLEASEVDKILLVGGSTRIPAVQEAVKRIFNKDPFKGINPDECVALGAAIQAGVLTGDVDDLVLLDVTPLSLGIETMGGVSTKIIDRNTTIPTKKSMVFSTAADNQTQVDIRVLQGEREFAKDNKELGQFILGGIAPAPRGIPQIEVTFDIDANGIVNVSAKDLGTNKETSITITSSTNLSDDEIDKAVKDAEQYAEEDKKRKEEVETKNNAESLVYQAEKLIEENGEQMDAADKDSIQAGIDKVKESLNGTDYEQMKTETEALQKSVFEFSQKLYQQAAQAAQNNQNTEGGEGAGNYTTDFTENDDAEDKE
- a CDS encoding 50S ribosomal protein L11 methyltransferase — encoded protein: MSKLEDLGALSIFTVDSHEIETEIIPMLEQDKTNVFDDFGLFSVEMDLEKALIKSYFLEVEDNNLAVNLSMGVGEIFLNENDEIFTADNIPQDRLSPELMVERIKAEIDFISEFFADLDYDISYRLIESEQIEEGNMYEAELFQLTDRILVNPGVSESDAHLIDGQILINIVPSSAYGSGRDETTSLAAKTLDDLLLELHKRQGVQELKVLDLGTGSGILAIIAAKLGVQNIKAIDIDQDAVEIAKDTAKVNQVSSNIEFTNEELYEQDKFDLILANLSSELIINLAKDFPKHLNNDSYLILAGINQNDLEKVLAEFKKVDDVKFKILKTSELNQWVTLLLSYKG
- the dnaJ gene encoding molecular chaperone DnaJ, which produces MAQNKRDYYEILGVDKNASDKEIKKAFRQVAKKYHPDLKPDDKEAEAKFKEANEAYSVLSDPEKRKKYDQYGHAGVDGQGFDPSSFAGFESFEDIFSDFFGGFGGFGGFGSSGTAARNNAPRQGNDTRYRISIEFMEAVFGLTKTIEVTQKDTCSTCDGSGAKPGTNVKTCATCNGNGTIQERSQSLFGMSIQTRVCPDCRGNGEIIEDPCVDCNGSGIRNKRKSLTVKVPAGIDNGEVLTLRGQGEPGVNGGPYGNLYLEVMVKPHEIFKRQGYDIYCEVPISFGQAALGAEIDIPTVDGNVKYKINEGTQPGDVITLKGKGVPHVNRDEIRGNHYATIDIEVPTKLSDEQKALIAKFDDETTAENYEKSSSFIDKIKKLFS